A region of the Pseudarthrobacter sp. MM222 genome:
GCGGACAAGCTATTGGTCATGCAGGAGCGTCGCGCCGCAATCGACAAGTCGCTGCTGGAGCTGGAGATGAGCAGGGTCAAACTGAATTCTTCCCGGATGCTGTCCCGGGACCGCGAGAAGCTGAACCGGGTCTTTTACGACCTTGCCGGTTCCGCTGGTGCCGTCGATACCATGTCCGACCTGGGCCTGCTCGGGGACCTCAAGGAAGCACGCGAGGCAGTCATCCTGGCTGAAGCGCTGATTGAAGTGAAGGGGCAGTAGAAATGGAAAAGTCGGTGCCGGGTCAGTCCCCGAGGAACTCCGTCACTCTTGTCCGCTGGACGAAGAAGCCCGGTCAGGATCCCGTTGCCAGGCTTGTCCTGTTCAGTATCGTCGGGTTGCTGCTGTGCCTGGTCTTGATGGCCTTTCTGCCCGGTCTCAGGAGTTTCGGTGCTGTTGCGTTGTTCACGGCCTTCTTCGCGGTGATTCTCACGGCTCCCACGGTGTCGAGCCAGAGGGGATTCACGCAGGGGCTCACCAGGCGGGTCAATGAAACGATCGTTGAAGTGACCGGCAGGTCTGGGGACCGACTCTCCGTCAAGCAGTTTCGGGGCTTGGTCAAAAGCGGCGAGCGGCTTTACCTTCCTGTCAGCGGTGTACAAGGATTGAGCCTGCACGTGGAACGGGCCCCGATACTGGAGAAAAATGCGCCGGAAAAGTTTTCTGCGGTCTTCACCGTAATTCCGCCGGACAACGGCACCGCCAGCTTCGACCGGTTGGTTGCCGCGGCAATCGGCCCCGGCCCGGGTTCCTCCACCAGCATCGAGACGTAGCCACGCTATCCACCAAGCGGATCGGCCGCTCTATTTTTCCAGCCGCTCTATGTTTCCAGCCGCTCTATGTTTCCAGCGGCGCCGGAGGCGTCAGGCCGGTGAGGGGCTGCGGCCGTTCGTGGGAGGATTCTGCTATGCCGCTGCGCCTCCTGTTCGTCTCCGATACGCACGTCCCCCACCGGGCCCGGAACCTTCCCTCCCAGGTATGGGCCGCCGTCGAGAGCGCCGATGTGGTGTTCCACGCCGGCGACTGGGTGACGGCCGGCCTGCTGGACGAATTCGAGTCCCGCAGCCGCCGGCTGATTGCCGTCTACGGCAACAACGATGGCCCGGAGCTTCGCAGTCGGCTGCCGGAAACCACGTCCGTGACCCTGGAGGGAGTGCGGTTCTCAATGGTGCACGAGACGGGCCCGGCCAAAGGCCGGGAGCAACGGTGCGAGGCCCTGTATCCGGACGCCGACGTCCTGGTCTTCGGACATAGCCACATCCCCTGGGACACGATCTGCCCGAAGGGCCTCCGCTTGCTGAACCCCGGCTCCCCTACCGACCGCCGGCGCCAGCCCGTCTGCACCTACCTCACGGCAAGCGTCGACGGCGGAGCGCTGGCGGATGTCCGGCTCGTGGAGGTCCACAAGGATTGATCGCGGCATCACAGCTAGTCCCGGACGACGCCGGAAGAGTCGTTCATCCTAGCGATCCCTCGGGTTTTCGTTCGGGTTCAGGCCCTTGACGTACGCGGCCTGGCCCGCGTGCTGGAGGCAATCGGCAATTGTGCTGATCAGCCGCACCCCGAGAGTGACGGGCGGGTCCCAGCGCGTGTCGACGATGCGGTCGAAGTCGCCGTCGCCGAGCGCCTCCACATACTCCACGGTCGGCCGGTGGACGGCGTCGTAGTACTCGAGCAACAGCTCCGGCGCGGCCTGCACTGCGTCGACCTGGCGGCTGGAATGGCCGTAGCCCGTGTCGCGTTTGGGCAACGGCAAGTCGAAGCGGCCGGCAAACCCCTGCGAGGTCCAGACCTGCTCCAGGCCCGCGGCGGAGGCGAGTTGCGCGTCCTCTACACGGCCGAGGTGCCAGATCAACCACGCGATCGAGTTTCCGGTGCCAGCGGGACGCCGGACCAGGGACTCGTGGCTGACCCCTTCCAGTGTGGCGGCCACGGTTTCACGGATCCGGCCGAAAGCGTCCAGCAGCAATTCGTTGGATTTCATCGAGTCTCCTCACGGTGCTTCATTCCAGAGTCCTCATGCTTGCATGAGAACCACACAACCGGACAGGGCCCTCGCACGCATCGATGCTAGTGACGAAGCTCTCACTCTCCGTGGACACCACCGCACTTCCCGTTTGTCCGGGCACTTCCGGACGCGGCGGCCGCTTCCGGGGCGAAGTCCTCGGCTTGATAGAATTATGCGGGCCCGGCGGCGTGATTTTGGGCTTAAAATTCGGATTTGTTG
Encoded here:
- a CDS encoding mycothiol transferase, with product MKSNELLLDAFGRIRETVAATLEGVSHESLVRRPAGTGNSIAWLIWHLGRVEDAQLASAAGLEQVWTSQGFAGRFDLPLPKRDTGYGHSSRQVDAVQAAPELLLEYYDAVHRPTVEYVEALGDGDFDRIVDTRWDPPVTLGVRLISTIADCLQHAGQAAYVKGLNPNENPRDR
- a CDS encoding metallophosphoesterase family protein — translated: MPLRLLFVSDTHVPHRARNLPSQVWAAVESADVVFHAGDWVTAGLLDEFESRSRRLIAVYGNNDGPELRSRLPETTSVTLEGVRFSMVHETGPAKGREQRCEALYPDADVLVFGHSHIPWDTICPKGLRLLNPGSPTDRRRQPVCTYLTASVDGGALADVRLVEVHKD